One segment of Gordonia terrae DNA contains the following:
- a CDS encoding LLM class flavin-dependent oxidoreductase, with product MADRRQLHLNLFILSSGHHEAAWRHPSSTPERMFDPAFYTELARSAEAAAFDAVFLADIPKLDANIEFNAAGRLDPLLTLATIAGATERIGLIATASTTYSYAWHLARALSSLDHLSRGRAAWNIVTTDSPDAARNFGLPGNPDARTRYERAEAFVEAVLTLWDSWDDDAVRIDREAGQYADPTRITAPRISGPHVNVAGPLTTPRPPQGHPVLVQAGSSDHGREFAARHAEAIFTAQQRINDAQAFYADVKGKAAALGRDPEHIKILPGLSPFIGGTEAEARRLETEFNELTIPAFGLMQLKDFAYVDLDDLELDAPVPIEAFGDAGDVTNNKKSRTQVYADIVRRERPTLRQLLHRLAGARGHRVVAGTPEQIADTMVEWLDAGAADGFNVMPPYLPGGFDTFAETVVPILRTRGLFREGYEGTTLRDHLGLPRPNRVRESTSSADRAR from the coding sequence ATGGCTGATCGTCGCCAACTCCATCTCAATCTGTTCATCCTGTCCTCCGGGCATCACGAGGCGGCCTGGCGTCACCCCAGTTCGACGCCGGAGCGGATGTTCGACCCGGCGTTCTACACCGAGTTGGCTCGATCGGCCGAGGCAGCAGCCTTCGACGCGGTGTTCCTCGCCGACATCCCGAAACTCGACGCGAACATCGAATTCAACGCTGCCGGCCGACTCGACCCGTTGCTGACGTTGGCCACGATCGCCGGTGCCACCGAGCGCATTGGCCTCATCGCCACCGCGTCGACCACGTACTCCTACGCGTGGCACCTCGCCCGCGCGCTCTCGAGCCTCGACCATCTGTCCCGGGGGCGCGCGGCGTGGAACATCGTCACCACCGACTCCCCGGACGCGGCCCGCAATTTCGGACTACCCGGTAATCCGGATGCCCGCACGCGGTACGAACGAGCGGAAGCGTTCGTCGAAGCAGTTCTCACGCTGTGGGATTCGTGGGACGACGATGCAGTCCGGATCGATCGGGAGGCAGGACAGTACGCCGATCCCACCCGCATCACGGCGCCTCGCATCAGTGGTCCACACGTCAACGTGGCCGGGCCGTTGACCACTCCGCGTCCGCCTCAGGGACACCCGGTGTTGGTGCAAGCCGGCTCCTCCGATCACGGCCGGGAGTTCGCGGCGCGTCATGCCGAGGCGATCTTCACCGCCCAGCAGCGCATCAACGACGCGCAGGCGTTCTACGCCGACGTCAAGGGCAAGGCGGCCGCGCTCGGTCGCGACCCCGAGCACATCAAGATCCTGCCCGGTCTCAGTCCGTTCATCGGCGGAACCGAAGCCGAGGCACGCAGACTCGAGACCGAATTCAACGAGCTGACCATCCCGGCCTTCGGACTGATGCAGCTGAAGGACTTCGCCTACGTCGACCTCGATGACCTCGAACTCGATGCACCGGTGCCGATCGAGGCCTTCGGCGATGCGGGGGACGTCACGAACAACAAGAAATCGCGCACCCAGGTCTACGCCGACATCGTCCGCCGCGAACGCCCCACCTTGCGGCAGTTGTTGCACCGCCTCGCCGGGGCGCGCGGACACCGGGTCGTGGCGGGCACGCCCGAACAGATCGCCGACACGATGGTCGAGTGGCTCGATGCCGGTGCCGCGGACGGCTTCAACGTCATGCCTCCGTACCTCCCCGGTGGGTTCGACACGTTCGCCGAGACCGTGGTGCCGATCCTGCGCACACGGGGCCTGTTCCGCGAGGGCTACGAAGGAACTACCTTGCGCGACCATCTCGGTCTGCCTCGTCCGAACCGGGTTCGGGAGTCGACGAGCAGCGCCGATCGAGCGCGGTGA
- a CDS encoding oxidoreductase, with protein sequence MTISADPTQVPVRPGSIELDALLDRIADGSFEREHTGTAPHEQVRWLKAARLGAYRLTPADGGGGATVRELFDLVIRLSRADSNLGHLLRAHYGTVEDILLWPHSPRRELWLQRVAAGELIGNGNNELSSRHAGDFAKSTTFTPDGDGYRLDGVKYYSTGTLYSEHTFVTGVTPGGVPVQALIPLDRPGIIVEDDWDGFGQSLTGTGTTRFEGVSVLADEVTLPPEDLSTIPRWHLGPFYQHYLNAVVAGNALAIVDDAVNLLRGRTRSFTHGSADVPREDPVLLEVVGEISSLAQATRSVVLDVADDLARIPGTVVDGRTDDAVVHEAALRASQAQVVVDDLALRAATLLFDVGGASAVKRSANLDRHWRNIRTVASHNPTRFKNRAIGDLLVNDTTLPDNTYF encoded by the coding sequence ATGACCATCTCCGCGGATCCCACCCAGGTCCCGGTCCGCCCGGGCTCGATCGAACTCGACGCCCTGCTGGACCGGATCGCGGACGGCAGTTTCGAGCGCGAGCACACCGGGACCGCACCCCACGAACAGGTGCGGTGGCTGAAGGCAGCAAGACTGGGCGCCTATCGGCTCACGCCCGCCGACGGCGGCGGGGGTGCCACCGTCCGCGAACTCTTCGATCTCGTCATCCGGCTAAGCCGCGCGGACTCCAACCTCGGCCATCTGCTCCGGGCGCACTACGGCACCGTCGAGGACATCTTGCTGTGGCCGCATTCTCCGCGCCGTGAGCTGTGGTTACAGCGGGTCGCGGCCGGCGAGCTGATCGGCAACGGGAACAACGAACTGAGCAGCAGGCATGCCGGTGATTTCGCCAAGTCGACCACGTTCACGCCCGACGGCGACGGCTATCGGCTGGACGGCGTCAAGTACTACTCGACGGGCACGCTGTACTCCGAGCACACCTTCGTCACCGGTGTCACCCCGGGCGGCGTGCCCGTGCAGGCGCTGATACCGCTCGATCGGCCCGGGATCATCGTCGAGGACGATTGGGACGGCTTCGGCCAGTCCCTGACCGGTACCGGCACAACCCGTTTCGAGGGAGTCAGCGTTCTCGCCGACGAGGTGACCCTCCCTCCGGAGGACCTGAGCACGATCCCACGCTGGCACCTCGGTCCCTTCTACCAGCACTACCTCAACGCCGTCGTCGCCGGGAACGCCCTTGCGATCGTCGATGACGCGGTGAACCTCCTCAGAGGTCGCACACGCAGCTTCACCCACGGGTCCGCAGATGTACCGAGAGAGGATCCGGTGCTGCTCGAGGTCGTCGGTGAGATCTCGTCGCTGGCACAGGCCACGCGTTCGGTCGTCCTCGACGTCGCCGATGATCTCGCCCGGATCCCCGGCACGGTTGTCGACGGTCGAACCGACGATGCCGTGGTCCACGAAGCAGCGCTGCGCGCCTCACAGGCCCAGGTCGTCGTCGACGACCTGGCCCTTCGCGCCGCGACGTTGCTGTTCGATGTGGGCGGTGCGTCGGCCGTCAAACGATCGGCCAATCTCGACCGCCACTGGCGCAACATCCGGACAGTCGCGTCGCACAACCCCACTCGATTCAAGAACCGCGCGATCGGTGACCTGCTGGTCAACGACACGACCCTGCCCGACAACACGTACTTCTGA
- a CDS encoding haloalkane dehalogenase, with amino-acid sequence MTQTSRAIPLGAFGPDARSVDTPVLDSHIHHVEHGDGDPIVFLHGSPTSSYLWRHVFTRLTGRGRLIAADLIGFGDSGRPDIAYELDDHVRYLDAWFEALDLSRVTLVLQDYGAAFGINWAARHPARVQAVLLAEPVLRDIASADLPQPFVQAQQLIRTPGDGEKFVVEDNQFLTQVFPGAFLERPAQEDLDVYLAPFPTVEGRAHLIRFPRNLPIDGNPVGTVEFLDRSVEWLESSSGVPKLLLTFEPGFLLTPDILSWATAHIADLEVRAAGQGVHFVQEEQPQAIADGVVDLLARAGDVR; translated from the coding sequence ATGACCCAGACTTCTCGAGCGATTCCGCTCGGCGCCTTCGGACCCGACGCCCGTAGCGTCGACACCCCGGTCCTGGATTCCCACATCCACCATGTCGAGCACGGTGACGGCGACCCCATCGTGTTCCTCCACGGCAGCCCGACGAGCTCGTACCTGTGGCGTCACGTCTTCACCCGCCTCACCGGACGCGGACGTCTGATCGCCGCCGACCTCATCGGCTTCGGTGATTCCGGCCGACCGGACATCGCCTACGAGCTCGACGACCACGTTCGATACCTCGACGCCTGGTTCGAGGCCCTGGACCTGAGCCGGGTGACGCTCGTTCTGCAGGACTACGGCGCCGCATTCGGGATCAATTGGGCGGCAAGGCATCCTGCTCGTGTGCAGGCGGTGCTTCTCGCCGAGCCGGTGCTTCGTGACATCGCTTCGGCCGATCTGCCCCAGCCCTTCGTGCAGGCGCAGCAACTCATCCGGACCCCGGGTGACGGGGAGAAGTTCGTGGTCGAGGACAACCAGTTCCTCACCCAGGTCTTCCCCGGCGCGTTCCTGGAACGGCCTGCCCAGGAAGATCTCGACGTGTACCTCGCTCCCTTCCCCACCGTGGAGGGCCGCGCGCACCTCATCCGCTTCCCCCGGAATCTGCCGATCGACGGGAACCCTGTCGGGACCGTCGAGTTCCTCGACCGCAGTGTCGAATGGCTGGAGAGCAGCTCCGGAGTTCCCAAGTTGTTGTTGACCTTCGAGCCGGGATTCCTTCTGACGCCGGACATCCTGTCCTGGGCGACCGCACATATCGCCGATCTCGAGGTCCGGGCCGCCGGCCAGGGTGTGCACTTCGTCCAGGAGGAACAGCCACAGGCCATCGCGGACGGCGTGGTCGACCTCCTGGCGCGGGCGGGAGACGTCCGATGA
- a CDS encoding nuclear transport factor 2 family protein, whose translation MDLQEISDRFGIADTLHRYSRAVDTKDWELWRSVFTPEAVVDYSSTPFGQAGTRDEIAAWLEESFAFVSVSQHFITNIEYTFDHDGTGDRADVRAMFYNPMRFVGMPELSTCGGNYHHTMVRTPDGWKSSGLVEECLWFENSPAGTEGS comes from the coding sequence ATGGACCTGCAGGAGATCAGCGACCGGTTCGGCATCGCGGACACGCTGCACCGGTACTCACGCGCCGTCGACACCAAGGACTGGGAATTGTGGCGCTCGGTGTTCACCCCGGAGGCGGTGGTCGACTACTCGTCGACGCCGTTCGGTCAGGCGGGCACGCGCGACGAGATCGCGGCCTGGCTCGAGGAGAGTTTTGCATTCGTGTCGGTGAGCCAGCACTTCATCACCAACATCGAGTACACCTTCGATCACGACGGCACGGGTGATCGTGCCGACGTGCGGGCGATGTTCTACAACCCGATGCGTTTCGTGGGGATGCCCGAACTCAGCACCTGCGGTGGCAACTACCACCACACGATGGTCCGAACACCCGACGGCTGGAAGAGCTCCGGGCTCGTGGAAGAGTGCCTGTGGTTCGAGAACTCCCCCGCGGGCACCGAAGGCAGCTGA
- a CDS encoding PfkB family carbohydrate kinase: MSVVSYVIAGSEASGGAGIQADLRTFAQLGTYGVGTITCIVSFDPNNGWAHRFVPVESAVIADQIEVATVAHEPDVVKIGMLGTPATISTVATALAAREWRDVVVDPVLICKGQEPGAALDTDNALRSEILPLATVVTPNLFEAATLAGMAELTSIDDLAEAARRIHDLGPRVVVVKGGVGLPGDEAVDVVFDGTEVTVLRAPKVGDERVSGAGCVFAAATTAELTKGVEVLDAIRTAKQFTHDGIVGRLASRAPFDAVWHGSQ, translated from the coding sequence ATGTCGGTGGTGTCGTATGTGATCGCCGGGTCGGAGGCCAGCGGGGGAGCGGGCATCCAAGCCGACCTGCGAACGTTCGCGCAGCTCGGCACCTACGGGGTCGGGACCATCACCTGCATCGTGTCCTTCGACCCGAACAACGGGTGGGCACATCGATTCGTACCCGTCGAGTCCGCGGTGATCGCCGATCAGATCGAGGTGGCCACGGTCGCGCACGAACCCGACGTCGTGAAGATCGGCATGCTGGGCACGCCGGCCACCATCTCGACCGTCGCGACGGCCTTGGCCGCGCGTGAGTGGCGCGACGTCGTCGTCGACCCGGTGCTCATCTGCAAGGGCCAGGAACCCGGGGCGGCCCTCGACACCGACAACGCCCTGCGTTCGGAGATCCTGCCGCTGGCCACCGTGGTGACCCCCAACCTGTTCGAGGCCGCGACCCTGGCCGGCATGGCCGAGCTCACATCGATCGATGACCTCGCCGAAGCGGCGCGTCGGATCCACGACCTCGGGCCTCGGGTGGTCGTCGTCAAGGGCGGGGTCGGGCTGCCCGGGGACGAGGCGGTCGATGTCGTCTTCGACGGCACCGAGGTCACTGTCTTGCGTGCCCCGAAGGTGGGCGACGAGCGTGTCTCCGGGGCCGGCTGCGTGTTCGCGGCCGCCACGACCGCCGAACTCACCAAGGGCGTCGAAGTTCTCGACGCGATTCGGACCGCCAAACAGTTCACCCATGACGGCATCGTCGGTCGTCTCGCCTCGCGCGCGCCGTTCGACGCCGTGTGGCACGGCTCGCAGTAG
- a CDS encoding DUF1622 domain-containing protein, which yields MSGEDVFTTVAVGFEAVGAFAMIVGAIIACVLGVRSLRRGEGGGTAFSVLRNTLGAAILLGLEVLVAADLIRTITSKPSIEDALILGIIVLIRTVLSMSIQIEIEGVAPWRRALVTSGGRLLGAAVAQDSAAARPTAETPTHPADR from the coding sequence ATGAGCGGCGAGGACGTGTTCACCACGGTCGCGGTCGGGTTCGAGGCTGTCGGCGCATTCGCGATGATCGTCGGCGCGATCATCGCCTGCGTGCTGGGGGTCCGGTCACTCCGCCGCGGGGAGGGCGGAGGGACCGCCTTCTCCGTCCTCCGCAACACGCTCGGGGCGGCCATACTTCTCGGCTTGGAGGTACTGGTCGCGGCCGACCTCATCCGGACGATCACCTCCAAACCCTCGATCGAGGACGCACTCATCCTCGGGATAATCGTCCTCATCCGGACCGTGCTGTCCATGTCCATCCAGATCGAGATCGAAGGTGTGGCACCGTGGCGTCGTGCGCTCGTGACCAGCGGCGGACGCCTGCTGGGCGCGGCGGTCGCCCAGGACTCGGCAGCGGCGCGTCCAACGGCCGAAACACCAACTCACCCGGCTGACAGGTGA